Within Syntrophorhabdus sp., the genomic segment CTGCGGGAAGTGGCGGGCCTGAAGCGGAAGATCCGGGAGCTTGAGGAATTCAGGGCCGGGCACGACCGGATAAGGGAAGAGGAGCGGCACAGCGCCAGGCTCTCGACCGCGCTGGAGCTGGCCGGTGCGATCTGTCATGAGGTGAACCAACCCCTCCAGATCATCAGTGCCCGGATTTACCTTTTGTCCATGGATAACCCCGATGACCGGACACGGGAGGCGCTCGAGATGATGAACGACCAGGTCCACAGGATCGGCGCGATAACACGGGAGCTGATGGGATTGAAAAAGTATTCCAATCGTGATTACATTGGTACTATCAAGATCACAGACATAGGCAGGACGACCGAAGGGGATGCCCGATGATCCCAATTCACCGCAGGGGAGATGCGCTATGAATCCAAAGAAGGTGTTGATAGTTGATGACGAGCCGGCCATTCTGGGTACGTTGCAGCAGATATTCGAAAGGAGCGGTTACGAGGCCCTGACGGCCGAAAGCGCCGAAAAAGCCCTTGGCATCCTGGAGAACGAGACCGTTATGATAATGTTCCTGGACCTCAATCTTCCCGGGATGAGCGGTGTCGACCTCTGCAGGCTGATACGCAAGAAGAACCGTATTGCCATTATCCATGCCCTCACGGGCTACGTGAACATCTTCGGGCAGATAGAATGCCGCGAGGCTGGTTTCGATGATTTTTTCGTCAAGCCCGTGGACATCAACGTCCTCCTGAGAGCGGCCGAAGGCGCCGTGGAAAAGCTCCACAGGTGGAAGGTCGACGAATACGAAGTGATCTAGCTTGCCACGAGAGCGCTGCTCCCTTCGGGAACTCCTGCCCGGGACCGGGCATTACGACGCGATCATAAGGCCGATAGCGAAAAGCGCCGGGGTGGCGAGGTCAATGATCACATTTCTGCCCAGGTAGGGAACAAGGCTCTTCATCTCCTCGGAATACCTCAAAACGCCGCGCGCTGTCTGGACGGCTATGACCGTCGTGGCAAGGGCGAAGAATACGTGGACGGGGAAAACGCCGAGGGCGTAGCCGAGGAAAAGGGGAAAATAGGAGGCGGCAAGGAAGAGTATGTATATCCTTGCCACATTCCGTCTTCCGAGGAGGATGGGCAGGTGTCTCCTTCCCACCGTCTCGTCGGCTTCCACGTCGGGGAACTGGTTGAGAAGGAGAAGGTCGCTCACGAGAAAACCCGGGATGAGGGATGCAAGAAGGGCGGTCAGGGAATAGCTGCCGGTGAGGACGAAATGCGTGCCCAGCACCATGAGAGGGCCGAAGGCCAGGCCGGGGGCGATGAGGCAGACGATCGGTTTCTTCGTGATCCACTGGGTATAGAAGACGATGAGAGCCATGCCGAGGAGCCCGAGGGGTAAAAGGAGCACGCCGACGGTGAAGACAAAATACATCCCGATGGTGAAACAGAGGACAAGGGACACCACCCCCGTCGCGAGGGCCCATCCCGCCTTGTCGGGCCTTTCCTGGAGAGCCCCGCTGCCTCCGCTGAAGGGGGTCCTCTGCGTCTTGAAGTCGAGGCCGCTCTTGAAATCGCAGTATTCGTTGAGGGCGTTGACGCTGATGTGGGCGCAGACGGCGCCAATGATGATGAGGACCACGGAAAGGATATCGATCCTGGCGCCTGACCACATGGCTGTCGATATCCCGACGAGGATGCACATCGGCGTAAGGATCAGAAACGGGACCTTCATGGGTCCGAGTATGTACCTCATCTTTTCAGCCCTCCCAATACCACGTGAGTTCCTAATCTTACAGAGTCAGACCTGTTTTTGCAAGGATGGAAGCACGGAACGTCATCGGGAAGGTACGGGACGACCCGTCGATGCCCTCAGCGGGAGGCTGTCCGGCAGGGATAGACCCTGACGGTGCCTTTCCCCTCAAAGGGTGTTCCATCGCCGGTCTTCCCTTTCAGGACACCCCGGGTGTCTCCGCATTGGAACCCTGCCGTGCCTGTCCTGAAGAGGCACAGGAGGTCGGCGTACCCGTCGTAATTGACATCCCAGGCCCAGGGACTGCAGAAGACCATGCTCGTCTCGTTCCCCGTGTGCCCGAAGGTGAGACTCCCCGGGTCCGTCATCTCGAAGGCGTCGAAGGTGGGACTGCTGAGGATGGCCACGGGGACGAAGTCCCAACCCCTCACGTTGATGAGATTCCTGCCGCTCCAGGGCCTGATATCGATCGCCACGGACATGAGATCCGTCGCGGGAGTGGCCACAAAGCCATGTGTGCCCGAGTGATCGGTGAAGTACCCGACGATCACCCCGCTGTCATTGATCCCATGGGCAACGGTCTCCAACGCCCCGGGGTAATCGAGGGTTGCCCATGTGGCGCCGTCGAGAAGGAAGCCATGGGTCCCCGTCGCGTCGCTATACTCGCCGACGATGGCCCCGCCGTTATTGACACCCCAGGCGACGGCGAAATCCGCCCCGGGACGGTCGAGGAAGGACAGGGTGTCACCGCTCAAGGAGCAGCAGTGTGTCCCCTCGAAATCCACGCACTGACCGACGATGGCATCGCTGTCGTTAATGCCGTAGGCATGAAAGATAACCCCCGGCCCGGCGGGATAGTCGAGAAAGGTGTAGACGCCGCCGCTCAGTGAATAGCCATAGTAGCCGCTGAGGCCCGCGGGCACCTCGGGTCTGTCCCCCGAGAACCAGCCCACAATGGTGTTCGCGTTGTTGATGGAATAGACGTAGCTTTCGTCCGCCGAGGGATAGGGGTCGATGTGCGCATAGCCGCCGCCTGTCAGGGAGAACCCGAAGGCCACCCCGCCGGGATCCACCCAGGTTCCAACAAGGGTTCCCCCGTCATTGATCCCCATGGCAAAGGTCCACATGGCTCCCGGGTGATCGAGGCGGTACCAGGTCGTCCCGTACAGCACGAAGCCGTGGGGTTCCGAGAAGGAGTCGGAATCCGTGTCGTACCATCCGACGACCACCCCCGAGTTGTTGATGTCCCAGGCCTCCGTGTGGGTGGCACCCGGGTAGTCGAGTACCGCGTACGTGTAGCCGGCGGCCCCGGCCGGGCGGCAAAGGAGAAGGACAAAGGCCATGCAGGCGATCACTGCGAAAGCTTGTTTCATCTCGCTCCTCCTTGAGAGAGTTTCGAACCTGATGTGCCCCGGTCCTGTTCCGCGCTCTTCGGCCATACTGCCGGCAAGTCCCGATGGATGCCCATATGATAGCGAAAACGCCAGATGCCTGTCTGTCGCTGAAAGTGTAATTGTTGTGTAGCTGTTCCGGTGAGGCGGACGTCATTTTTTCGGTGACAGGGCGGGGTGGGTGGCTAGAGCATCGTTTTTAGCTTGTCCATGTCTTCCCAGGCCTCCTTTATCTTGGTCTGGCTGCGCAGGAGATAGGAGGGGTGGTAGGTGGGCAAAAGTGGAATGCCGCGGAAGGTCGTCAATTTGCCGCGGATGCGTGATATCGGGGCATCCGTTTCAAGGAGGGTGTTATAGGCGTGGCGCCCGAGGGTGCAGATGATGCGGGGCCGGATGATATCGAGTTGCGCGACGAGATATTCCTTGCACGCCGCTGCCTCATCCGGCTCGGGGTCGCGGTTCCCGGGCGGCCGGCACTTGAGAACGTTGCAGATGAAGACATCGCTCCTCTTGATCCCGATGCGTTCGATGAGCTGGTCGAGGAGCTTGCCCGCCCTGCCGACGAAGGGCCGTCCCTGGTTGTCCTCTTCCTCTCCGGGTGCCTCTCCGACGAAGACGATATCGGCCTTCGGGCTCCCTTCTCCGAAGACGACATTCTTGCGCGTCTTCGCCAGAGCGCACCTCTCGCAGGAGAGGACCGTCTTCTTGAGCTCCGAGAGCGTCGGCCCTTCCCTTTCGGCAAACGCATATTCATCGACGCCCATATTCTTAAGCGCCGTCAACAACCCTTTCGCGTCCCTCGCATCCATCGTCTAAACCTGACCTCTCTAAAGACTCATCTCACGCCCGTTCCTCACTTCGTTCGTCTCTGGAGCCCGCAGAGAGCACGGAGAAAAACGAAGAAAGAAAAGCCTTCCCGGGAATTTTAGAAAAGCAAAAAACTCCCGGGAACCTTCGATCCCGCTCTGAGGAACGGGAGGAAAAACCAACCCGGCAAGGACATTCTTTGCCGCCCGCCGAATGGCGGGATGCAAGTGCCGCCTGATACCGGGAGGCTCCGGGATCAGGCGGCGATCTTTTCTGCATTTCTCTGCGCCCTCTGTGTGCTTGAGCGAAGCGGGCGTGAGGCAGTCTTTTATCTTTTCCTTCACCCCAGCAGCCGTTCCGGTATCGTCTCCACCTTTTTCACCGACTCGAACACATGCGCCGCCTGCAGCATCCTTCCCTCATCCAGCGGTTTGCCGATGATCTGGAGGCCTATGGGAAGGCCCTTCTTGTCGAAGCCGCCCGGGATGGAAATGCCCGGCAGGCCCGCCAGGTTGACGGGTATGGTGAAGATGTCCGAGAGATACATGGTCAGCGGGTCTTCCAGGCGCTCCCCGACCCTGAAGGCCGTCGTCGGG encodes:
- a CDS encoding uracil-DNA glycosylase codes for the protein MGVDEYAFAEREGPTLSELKKTVLSCERCALAKTRKNVVFGEGSPKADIVFVGEAPGEEEDNQGRPFVGRAGKLLDQLIERIGIKRSDVFICNVLKCRPPGNRDPEPDEAAACKEYLVAQLDIIRPRIICTLGRHAYNTLLETDAPISRIRGKLTTFRGIPLLPTYHPSYLLRSQTKIKEAWEDMDKLKTML
- a CDS encoding response regulator; translated protein: MNPKKVLIVDDEPAILGTLQQIFERSGYEALTAESAEKALGILENETVMIMFLDLNLPGMSGVDLCRLIRKKNRIAIIHALTGYVNIFGQIECREAGFDDFFVKPVDINVLLRAAEGAVEKLHRWKVDEYEVI
- a CDS encoding prenyltransferase, which translates into the protein MRYILGPMKVPFLILTPMCILVGISTAMWSGARIDILSVVLIIIGAVCAHISVNALNEYCDFKSGLDFKTQRTPFSGGSGALQERPDKAGWALATGVVSLVLCFTIGMYFVFTVGVLLLPLGLLGMALIVFYTQWITKKPIVCLIAPGLAFGPLMVLGTHFVLTGSYSLTALLASLIPGFLVSDLLLLNQFPDVEADETVGRRHLPILLGRRNVARIYILFLAASYFPLFLGYALGVFPVHVFFALATTVIAVQTARGVLRYSEEMKSLVPYLGRNVIIDLATPALFAIGLMIAS